One Bufo gargarizans isolate SCDJY-AF-19 chromosome 4, ASM1485885v1, whole genome shotgun sequence DNA window includes the following coding sequences:
- the AKIRIN2 gene encoding akirin-2: MACGATLKRTIDFDPLLSPAASPKRRRCAPLSPSASSPQKYLRMEPSPFGEVSSRLTAEQILYNIKQEYKRMQKRRHLESSFQQTEPCSSEGQSHQFLPVGQNLPGTSSASPLRKEQPLFTLRQVGMICERLLKEREDKVREEYEEILTTKLAEQYDAFVKFTHDQIMRRYGEQPASYVS, translated from the exons ATGGCCTGTGGAGCCACCCTTAAAAGGACTATCGACTTTGACCCGCTCCTCAGCCCGGCGGCCTCCCCGAAGAGAAGGCGATGCGCGCCCCTGTCCCCCTCCGCTTCCTCCCCACAGAAATACCTCCGTATGGAGCCGTCACCCTTCGGGGAGGTGTCCTCCCGGTTGACCGCAG AACAAATCCTTTACAACATAAAGCAGGAGTATAAGCGCATGCAGAAGAGAAGACATCTAGAAAGCAGCTTTCAGCAGACCGAGCCCTGCTCCTCTGAAGGCCAGTCACATCAGTTTTTGCCTGTGGGTCAAAATCTACCCG GCACATCATCCgcatcaccactgaggaaggagcagccacTGTTTACTCTGAGGCAGGTTGGAATGATATGTGAACGTCTGCTAAAAGAACGAGAAGATAAAGTTCGTGAAGAATATGAAGAAATTTTGACCACAAAACTGGCAG AACAATATGATGCTTTTGTGAAGTTCACGCATGACCAGATTATGCGACGATATGGAGAGCAGCCTGCTAGCT ATGTCTCATGA